A single region of the Pseudomonadota bacterium genome encodes:
- a CDS encoding aspartate carbamoyltransferase catalytic subunit — protein MSLQRKDLLGTRELAAAEIRTLLESAASFKEIAARPLKKVPALRGKSVINLFFEPSTRTRTSFEIAAKRLSADAVNISASSSSLVKGESLLDTVDNLQAMAPDIIVVRHQFAGAAHLIAERVKASVVNAGDGANEHPTQALLDLLTISEHKKLGPGLVVAIIGDIAHSRVARSNLWAMRTLGITVRVCAPPTMWPRGLEELPGLVCCRRPEEALEGADVVMMLRIQLERQDRLLFPSIRDYARVFGLNRQRLELARPDAIVMHPGPMNRGVEISSEVADGRRAVILDQVSNGVALRMAVLFLLGGQVNE, from the coding sequence ATGAGCCTTCAAAGAAAGGATCTGCTGGGAACCCGGGAGCTGGCCGCGGCTGAAATTCGAACCCTGTTGGAAAGCGCCGCATCGTTTAAGGAAATCGCGGCGCGACCGTTGAAGAAGGTGCCGGCCCTGCGCGGGAAAAGCGTGATCAATCTGTTTTTCGAGCCGAGCACCAGAACCCGGACTTCGTTCGAGATCGCGGCCAAGCGTCTGAGCGCCGACGCCGTCAATATCAGCGCTTCGAGCAGCAGTCTGGTCAAGGGAGAAAGTCTGCTCGACACGGTCGACAACCTGCAGGCCATGGCCCCCGATATCATCGTGGTCCGGCATCAGTTTGCCGGCGCCGCTCATCTGATCGCCGAGCGCGTCAAGGCTTCGGTGGTCAATGCCGGGGACGGCGCCAATGAGCATCCGACTCAGGCCTTGCTCGACCTGTTGACGATTTCTGAGCATAAAAAACTGGGGCCCGGTCTGGTGGTCGCGATTATCGGTGATATCGCGCACAGTCGTGTGGCCCGTTCCAACCTCTGGGCCATGCGCACGCTGGGGATCACGGTCCGGGTCTGCGCTCCGCCGACCATGTGGCCGCGCGGGCTTGAGGAGCTTCCCGGCCTGGTCTGTTGTCGGCGGCCTGAAGAGGCGTTGGAGGGGGCCGATGTGGTCATGATGCTGCGGATTCAGCTGGAACGTCAGGACCGTTTGCTGTTTCCTTCGATTCGCGATTACGCTCGGGTTTTCGGTCTTAACCGGCAGCGTTTGGAACTGGCCCGGCCCGATGCCATCGTTATGCATCCCGGCCCCATGAATCGTGGAGTGGAAATCAGTTCCGAGGTGGCCGACGGGCGGCGTGCCGTGATTCTTGATCAGGTGAGCAACGGCGTGGCCCTGCGGATGGCGGTGCTCTTTTTGCTGGGAGGCCAGGTCAATGAATAA
- the pyrR gene encoding bifunctional pyr operon transcriptional regulator/uracil phosphoribosyltransferase PyrR, with amino-acid sequence MSASQEVRVCDAPEMDKILARMALQIIQRNQNCARLALVGILSRGVCLARRLQKIISDLSGRELPLGILDITLYRDDLSHATHHPVLRTTEIPFSLDESVVVLVDDVLYTGRTVRAAMDGLIDFGRPSAIQLAVFVDRGCRELPIAADYVGVEIPASPRDRVMVRVRERDGFDQVSVAPRETEGGVSGE; translated from the coding sequence ATGAGTGCAAGTCAGGAAGTCAGAGTTTGCGATGCTCCGGAGATGGATAAGATTCTTGCCCGGATGGCCCTGCAGATTATTCAGCGTAACCAGAACTGCGCGAGGTTGGCCCTGGTCGGCATTTTGAGCCGAGGGGTTTGTCTGGCGCGCCGTCTGCAAAAGATCATCAGTGATCTTTCCGGTCGCGAACTGCCCTTGGGCATTCTCGATATCACCCTTTATCGGGACGATCTTTCCCACGCCACCCACCATCCGGTGCTGCGGACCACCGAAATTCCTTTTTCCCTGGATGAGTCCGTGGTGGTGCTGGTCGATGACGTGCTTTATACCGGCCGGACGGTGCGGGCGGCTATGGACGGTTTGATTGATTTTGGTCGGCCCAGCGCGATTCAGCTGGCGGTGTTCGTTGACCGGGGTTGTCGGGAACTGCCGATTGCGGCGGATTATGTCGGGGTAGAAATTCCCGCCTCACCGCGAGACCGAGTGATGGTGCGGGTCAGGGAGCGCGACGGCTTCGACCAGGTGTCGGTAGCTCCGCGTGAAACCGAAGGGGGAGTGTCGGGCGAATGA
- the lepB gene encoding signal peptidase I, whose product MARKNTNKTEPKRRGGVIREYAESIVIAILIALFIRAFIVQAFKIPSGSMEPTLLVGDHLLVNKFIYGIKLPLVERKFFVFREPQRGDIVVFIFPQDQKKDFIKRVVGVAGDKVEVRRKKIYINDKAWQDSYGVYRDPENDSLVPRDNFGPVVVPAEQVLVMGDNRDRSYDSRFWGFVPVNQIKGKALILYWSWNSLSKELGEKVRFARIGQLIR is encoded by the coding sequence TTGGCTAGAAAAAATACCAATAAAACCGAACCGAAACGCCGGGGCGGTGTAATTCGCGAATACGCTGAGTCGATTGTCATCGCGATTCTGATTGCTCTGTTTATCCGGGCCTTCATCGTTCAGGCTTTTAAAATTCCTTCCGGCTCAATGGAACCGACCCTGCTGGTCGGCGACCACCTATTGGTCAATAAATTTATCTACGGCATCAAGTTGCCTTTGGTCGAGAGGAAATTCTTTGTTTTTCGCGAACCGCAGCGCGGCGACATCGTGGTTTTTATCTTTCCCCAGGATCAGAAAAAGGATTTTATCAAGCGGGTTGTCGGGGTGGCCGGAGACAAGGTTGAAGTGCGGCGGAAAAAGATTTATATCAACGACAAAGCTTGGCAGGATTCCTATGGGGTCTATCGTGACCCTGAGAACGACAGCCTGGTGCCGCGGGATAATTTCGGACCGGTAGTCGTGCCTGCGGAGCAGGTGCTGGTCATGGGTGATAACCGGGATCGCAGTTATGACAGTCGCTTCTGGGGTTTTGTGCCCGTGAATCAGATCAAGGGCAAGGCGCTGATTCTGTATTGGTCCTGGAACAGCTTGAGTAAGGAACTCGGCGAAAAGGTGCGCTTTGCCCGGATCGGGCAGCTGATTCGTTGA
- a CDS encoding elongation factor 4 codes for MVLPQQNIRNFSIIAHIDHGKSTLADRLLEITGAVTSRQMKKQLLDSMDLERERGITIKAQSVCLDYKAEDGRLYQLNLIDTPGHVDFAYEVSRSLAATEGAILVVDAAQGVEAQTLANVYHALDANLEIIPVLNKIDLPVADPERVKRQIEDVIGLDAENAVLISAKTGIGIDLFLKAVVERIPAPTGDIQAPLKAMIFDSWFDSYQGVIALVRIFDGVIRVGMRVKMMSTNKEFEVLRLGKMRPQMVDSRTLEAGEVGFVIAGIKTVADCKVGDTITGAREATLTPFPGFQEVKPMVFSGLYPTDSVQYEPLRDALAKLRLNDASFTFQPETSVALGFGFRCGFLGLLHMEIIQERLEREYQLDLITTSPTVVYKIELRSGEVIEIDNPSSMPPAGEISTISEPMVRASVHVPNEYIGNILKLCEDKRGAQQEIRYLDETRAMVIYGLPLNEIVLDFYDRLKSLTRGYASLDYEPCGHRPARLVKLDILINGELVDALSMIVHQDCAFDRGRELASKMKELIPRQMFEVAIQAAIGTKVVARTTVQALRKNVTAKCYGGDITRKRKLLEKQKAGKKRMKRVGKVDLPQDAFLAILNIDK; via the coding sequence ATGGTTTTACCCCAGCAAAATATTCGAAATTTTTCCATTATTGCTCATATCGACCACGGCAAATCGACCCTGGCCGATCGTCTGCTTGAAATCACCGGCGCGGTGACTTCGCGGCAGATGAAAAAACAGCTGCTGGACAGCATGGATCTGGAGCGGGAGCGCGGCATCACGATCAAGGCGCAGTCAGTTTGCCTGGATTATAAGGCCGAGGATGGCCGGCTTTATCAGCTGAACCTGATTGATACTCCAGGTCATGTTGATTTTGCATATGAGGTTTCCCGCAGCCTGGCGGCCACGGAAGGAGCGATTCTGGTGGTCGATGCGGCTCAGGGGGTGGAAGCCCAGACCCTGGCCAATGTCTATCACGCCCTGGACGCCAACCTGGAAATCATTCCGGTCTTGAACAAGATCGATCTCCCGGTGGCCGATCCGGAGCGGGTCAAACGGCAGATCGAGGATGTCATCGGCCTGGACGCCGAAAACGCGGTGCTGATCAGCGCCAAGACCGGAATCGGAATTGATCTTTTCCTCAAGGCGGTGGTCGAGAGGATTCCGGCTCCGACCGGTGATATTCAGGCGCCGTTAAAAGCGATGATCTTTGATTCGTGGTTTGATTCCTATCAGGGCGTGATCGCCCTGGTGCGGATTTTTGATGGGGTTATCCGGGTCGGCATGCGGGTCAAGATGATGTCGACCAACAAGGAATTCGAGGTCTTGCGTCTGGGGAAAATGCGTCCGCAGATGGTTGACAGCCGAACCCTGGAAGCGGGCGAGGTCGGTTTTGTGATTGCCGGCATCAAGACCGTGGCCGATTGTAAGGTTGGTGATACGATAACCGGAGCCCGGGAGGCGACCCTGACGCCGTTCCCCGGTTTTCAGGAAGTCAAGCCCATGGTTTTCAGCGGCCTTTATCCCACTGACTCGGTGCAGTATGAACCGCTTCGTGACGCCCTGGCCAAGCTCAGGCTGAATGATGCTTCCTTTACCTTTCAGCCCGAGACCTCGGTCGCCCTGGGTTTTGGGTTTCGCTGCGGATTTCTCGGGCTTCTGCATATGGAGATCATCCAGGAACGTCTGGAGCGTGAGTATCAGCTGGATCTGATCACGACCTCGCCGACCGTGGTTTACAAGATTGAGCTGCGGAGTGGTGAGGTCATTGAAATCGATAATCCGAGCAGCATGCCGCCCGCGGGCGAGATCAGCACCATCAGTGAACCGATGGTGCGGGCTTCGGTGCATGTTCCCAATGAATATATCGGCAACATTCTCAAACTCTGCGAAGACAAGCGCGGGGCTCAGCAGGAGATTCGCTATCTTGATGAAACCCGGGCCATGGTTATCTATGGCCTGCCCCTGAACGAGATCGTACTTGATTTCTATGACCGTCTCAAATCGCTGACCCGGGGTTACGCTTCGCTCGATTACGAGCCTTGCGGGCATCGTCCCGCCCGTCTGGTCAAGCTTGATATTCTGATCAACGGCGAACTGGTGGACGCGCTTTCAATGATTGTCCATCAGGATTGCGCTTTTGACCGGGGGCGCGAACTGGCCTCCAAAATGAAGGAGCTGATTCCCCGGCAGATGTTCGAGGTGGCGATTCAGGCCGCGATCGGGACCAAGGTGGTGGCCCGGACCACCGTTCAGGCTCTCCGCAAGAATGTTACGGCGAAATGTTATGGTGGGGATATCACGCGGAAACGCAAACTTCTGGAAAAACAGAAGGCCGGTAAAAAACGGATGAAAAGGGTCGGCAAGGTTGACCTGCCTCAGGATGCATTCCTCGCGATTCTCAATATCGATAAATGA
- a CDS encoding SPOR domain-containing protein yields MIEQLKIAFIALSFFFGVFVFGVLVGLELPKTEFYQHWVGIGKSHLAQARPTQVAVMRMPGSGPAADSMEVKSGDAMEVYEECPGGVCKLPTASLTVAVPDEDSPKPQDRPLDLTFYSELGDKPTESGGATLMIKKRAQVGLEKKHSPVIRESLVPPAGAAPVAAQTPAVPGELWELRICSLPLEGKARLERSKLIASHPGVEVEAVTVAGKGTWYRVKISNLSERNEAERLLREFKARNYDPMIVRQ; encoded by the coding sequence ATGATTGAACAGCTGAAGATCGCTTTTATCGCCTTGTCTTTTTTCTTCGGGGTTTTTGTCTTCGGGGTGCTGGTCGGGCTTGAATTGCCGAAAACCGAGTTCTATCAACATTGGGTCGGTATCGGCAAGAGTCATCTGGCTCAGGCCCGACCGACCCAGGTTGCGGTTATGCGCATGCCTGGGTCCGGGCCGGCGGCGGATTCTATGGAAGTGAAAAGCGGGGACGCCATGGAGGTATATGAAGAGTGCCCGGGCGGGGTCTGCAAGCTGCCGACCGCGTCCCTTACCGTGGCTGTGCCAGATGAAGATTCGCCCAAGCCCCAGGACAGACCGCTGGATCTGACTTTTTACAGTGAACTTGGCGACAAACCCACGGAAAGCGGGGGCGCGACCTTGATGATCAAGAAACGGGCTCAGGTCGGTCTAGAGAAAAAGCATTCGCCGGTTATCAGGGAAAGCCTGGTACCACCGGCCGGCGCCGCTCCCGTTGCCGCACAAACGCCGGCGGTGCCAGGGGAGCTCTGGGAGCTGCGAATCTGTTCTCTTCCCCTTGAAGGCAAGGCCAGGCTTGAGCGCAGTAAATTAATCGCAAGCCATCCCGGGGTTGAGGTTGAGGCGGTGACGGTTGCCGGAAAAGGCACCTGGTATCGGGTTAAAATCAGCAATCTCAGTGAACGCAACGAAGCGGAACGCCTGCTGCGTGAGTTCAAAGCCAGAAATTATGATCCTATGATCGTCAGACAGTGA
- a CDS encoding arginine--tRNA ligase: MKKRVAEYVARAVAAVAAARGLDRVELPEIGVELAREKAFGDFSANIAMQLARPWRDSPRVIAQALKTELDKEADFARVTIDGPGFINMTIELSSWQRRLLEILQAGADFARPDCGQGRRVLVEFVSANPTGPLHIGHGRGAAVGDVLSRILSRTGYVVDREYYVNDAGNQMLVLGRSLRWRYLELLGHRQGEIPEGYYRGDYMVGLAQTLRREQGDELVAVDVVETDDSGLETFTVYAADAILAGIRDDLRAFGVDFDNWVREKDFFSSGRVEAALADLQERGGLYEEEGALWFASSRFGDEKDRVVVRANGVKTYFASDIAYHREKYERGYDLLIDIWGADHHGYVPRLRAAIEALGHQPKSFATILVQLVSLTRAGSPVAMSTRAGEFVTLEEVVREVGKDAARYFFLTRRSDSQLDFDLELAKASNNANPVFYAQYAHARICSILRKAREEGLPVDPSAARAASSLVAPEEIDLIRKLDDFSALLESAARTLEPHRLTYYLDDLAAQLHSYYNRCRVLSEDLEASRDRILLVSAVRQVISICLGLLGVSAPEKM, from the coding sequence ATGAAAAAAAGAGTTGCTGAATATGTGGCCCGGGCGGTGGCGGCGGTGGCGGCGGCCCGTGGTCTTGATCGGGTTGAATTGCCGGAAATCGGGGTTGAACTGGCGCGCGAGAAAGCCTTTGGTGATTTTTCCGCCAATATCGCCATGCAGCTGGCCCGTCCCTGGCGTGACAGCCCTCGGGTTATTGCCCAGGCCCTTAAAACAGAACTGGATAAGGAAGCTGATTTTGCCCGGGTAACTATTGACGGCCCTGGTTTTATCAACATGACGATCGAACTTTCAAGCTGGCAGCGTCGGTTGCTTGAAATTCTGCAGGCCGGCGCTGATTTTGCCCGGCCGGATTGCGGCCAGGGCCGGCGGGTGCTGGTCGAATTTGTCAGCGCCAATCCGACCGGGCCGCTGCACATCGGTCATGGGCGCGGGGCTGCGGTCGGCGATGTCCTGTCCCGGATTTTAAGTCGTACCGGCTATGTCGTGGACCGGGAATACTATGTCAACGATGCCGGCAATCAGATGCTGGTTCTCGGCCGCTCCCTGCGTTGGCGTTATCTGGAACTGCTCGGCCATCGGCAGGGAGAAATTCCGGAAGGTTATTATCGGGGCGACTACATGGTCGGACTGGCTCAGACCTTGCGTCGTGAACAGGGTGATGAGCTGGTGGCGGTCGATGTGGTGGAAACCGACGACAGTGGCCTGGAAACCTTTACCGTCTATGCCGCCGATGCCATTCTCGCCGGGATTCGCGACGATCTGAGGGCTTTCGGCGTTGATTTTGACAACTGGGTTCGGGAAAAGGATTTTTTTTCTTCCGGCCGGGTTGAGGCCGCCTTGGCCGATCTGCAGGAACGCGGAGGACTTTATGAGGAAGAGGGGGCGCTGTGGTTCGCTTCGTCCCGTTTCGGGGATGAGAAGGATCGCGTGGTGGTGCGCGCCAACGGCGTCAAAACCTATTTCGCTTCCGATATTGCCTACCATCGGGAAAAATATGAACGCGGTTATGATCTGCTGATTGACATCTGGGGGGCTGATCACCATGGCTATGTGCCTCGTCTGCGGGCGGCGATCGAGGCCCTGGGTCATCAGCCGAAGAGCTTTGCCACGATTTTAGTGCAGCTGGTCAGTCTGACCCGGGCCGGGTCGCCGGTGGCCATGTCGACCCGGGCCGGAGAGTTTGTCACTCTTGAAGAAGTGGTGCGCGAGGTCGGCAAGGACGCGGCCCGTTATTTCTTTCTGACCCGGCGTTCCGACAGTCAGCTTGATTTTGATCTGGAACTGGCTAAAGCCAGCAATAATGCTAACCCGGTCTTTTACGCCCAGTACGCTCACGCTCGTATCTGCAGTATTTTGCGTAAAGCCCGGGAAGAAGGGCTGCCGGTCGATCCCTCGGCGGCGAGGGCGGCCAGCTCCCTGGTCGCCCCGGAAGAGATCGATCTGATCAGGAAGCTTGATGATTTCAGTGCCCTGCTGGAAAGCGCGGCGCGCACCCTGGAGCCGCACCGGCTGACCTATTATCTCGATGATCTGGCGGCGCAGCTGCATTCCTATTACAATCGCTGCCGGGTCTTAAGCGAGGATCTTGAGGCTTCCCGGGATCGAATCCTTCTGGTCAGCGCCGTCCGTCAGGTAATCAGTATCTGTCTGGGCTTGCTCGGGGTTTCCGCTCCCGAGAAGATGTAG
- a CDS encoding septum formation initiator family protein, giving the protein MKGLLSLLLVAAIFYFSWLTWFGSRGARALKIVEDDIQRISARNQDLEIENQRLVQKIRLLRSDARFQELVVRRELHMVRENEILFLFKPSEP; this is encoded by the coding sequence ATGAAGGGGTTACTTTCTCTGTTGCTGGTGGCGGCGATTTTTTATTTCAGCTGGCTTACCTGGTTCGGGAGTCGCGGGGCGCGGGCCTTGAAAATAGTTGAGGATGATATTCAGCGAATCTCCGCCCGCAATCAGGACCTTGAGATCGAGAACCAGCGCCTGGTTCAGAAAATTCGTCTTCTGCGCAGTGATGCCCGTTTTCAGGAACTGGTGGTTCGGCGCGAACTGCACATGGTGCGGGAGAATGAAATTCTCTTCCTCTTCAAGCCTTCAGAACCCTGA
- a CDS encoding biopolymer transporter ExbD, with the protein MRGGANKPMRFQTRSRDDVQLDMTPLVDVVFLLLIFFMLSTSLSLNPGIKIDLPKSSAEQVKKKKTTLRVAVEAGGLIYLEGKKLSLEDLRRKFAQVGNDAGDEALVIIEADKKVYHGLVVKVMDAAKSSGINKLAIATEPGEE; encoded by the coding sequence ATGAGGGGAGGCGCGAATAAGCCTATGCGTTTTCAGACTCGCAGTCGAGATGATGTTCAGCTTGACATGACGCCGCTGGTTGATGTTGTTTTCCTGCTCTTGATCTTTTTCATGCTTTCGACCAGCCTTTCCTTGAATCCGGGAATCAAGATTGACCTGCCCAAATCATCGGCCGAGCAGGTCAAGAAGAAAAAGACCACCCTGCGAGTCGCGGTGGAAGCCGGGGGGCTGATTTACCTTGAGGGGAAGAAGCTTTCTCTGGAAGACCTGCGGCGAAAATTCGCCCAGGTAGGCAATGATGCGGGCGATGAAGCCCTAGTCATTATCGAGGCCGACAAAAAGGTTTATCACGGTTTAGTGGTCAAGGTTATGGATGCGGCTAAAAGTTCAGGCATCAATAAGCTGGCGATCGCCACCGAACCCGGTGAAGAGTAG
- a CDS encoding MotA/TolQ/ExbB proton channel family protein, protein MYQFVMKGGYLMYPIMLCSVLTLAILFERLFALRRSRIIPENFIIEVSDLVRQQRMEDALTRCRQNDSSISRILMAGISRHEKPRQQVKEAIEDVGRLEAAGLERFLTILGTIAGIAPLLGLLGTVTGMIKAFSVISHAGIGNPQMLAGGISEALITTAAGLTVAIPAFVSYKLLRSRVDKRVLRMERVSIEVLDLIDHEGRRE, encoded by the coding sequence ATGTATCAGTTTGTGATGAAAGGCGGATACCTGATGTATCCGATTATGTTATGTTCGGTTCTGACCCTGGCGATTCTTTTTGAGCGTCTTTTCGCTCTGCGTCGCAGCCGCATCATTCCTGAAAATTTTATTATTGAGGTCAGTGATCTGGTCCGGCAGCAGCGCATGGAGGATGCATTGACTCGCTGTCGGCAGAATGATTCCTCGATTTCCCGGATTCTCATGGCTGGTATATCCCGGCACGAAAAGCCCCGGCAGCAGGTTAAGGAAGCCATAGAAGATGTCGGGCGCCTGGAGGCGGCCGGCCTGGAACGTTTTCTGACGATTCTCGGGACGATTGCCGGCATCGCGCCGTTGCTTGGTCTCTTAGGCACGGTTACCGGAATGATCAAGGCTTTCAGTGTGATTTCCCATGCCGGAATCGGTAACCCGCAGATGCTGGCCGGGGGAATTTCCGAAGCCTTGATTACCACCGCCGCCGGCCTGACCGTGGCGATTCCCGCCTTTGTTTCTTATAAATTACTGCGCTCACGTGTGGATAAACGAGTGCTGCGCATGGAAAGGGTGTCAATCGAAGTCCTTGACTTAATTGATCATGAGGGGAGGCGCGAATAA